A part of Pirellulaceae bacterium genomic DNA contains:
- a CDS encoding ammonium transporter, protein MIDTGDTAWILISTALVLFMTIPGLALFYGGLVRSRNVLSILMQCLVLTALISVIWVAVGYTLAFDTSGMEEGVVNRGSFIGGLSRLGLAGIAPADPHGTIPEALFVAFQMTFAVITPALIIGAFAERMRFIAVLLFSAIWLLVVYVPVCHMTWAGPGGLLSNWKVLDFAGGIVVHITAGFSALVACIIIGPRIGYPNSLEPPHNMTMTVTGTAMLWVGWFGFNAGSALGANQQAAMALLVTHISASVATLVWMAIEWIKLGKPGVLGAATGSIAGLAAITPAAGFVGPLGAMAIGGISAVLCYLFSTTIKRRFRYDDTLDVFGVHGVGGFVGTVLAGLFCASWLDGTNPNPEISVGSQVLRQLVAACGVAVYSVFASIIILKLIDALVGIRVGAQSEYEGLDIREHEERGYRL, encoded by the coding sequence ATGATTGACACTGGCGATACCGCTTGGATTCTAATTTCGACGGCGCTGGTCTTGTTCATGACGATACCGGGGCTGGCATTATTCTACGGCGGGCTAGTGCGTTCGCGCAATGTGCTTTCCATCCTCATGCAATGCTTGGTGCTGACCGCACTTATTTCAGTGATTTGGGTTGCCGTTGGCTATACATTGGCGTTTGACACGTCAGGTATGGAAGAAGGAGTTGTCAATCGCGGGAGTTTCATTGGTGGACTATCTCGATTGGGTCTGGCGGGCATCGCTCCGGCAGATCCGCACGGCACGATACCTGAAGCGTTGTTCGTTGCCTTTCAGATGACGTTCGCGGTCATTACGCCCGCACTCATCATCGGAGCATTTGCTGAACGCATGCGGTTTATTGCCGTGCTGTTATTTTCGGCAATCTGGCTGTTAGTGGTCTATGTGCCGGTGTGCCACATGACGTGGGCGGGACCCGGTGGACTGTTGAGCAATTGGAAGGTCTTAGATTTTGCAGGCGGCATCGTGGTGCACATCACTGCCGGTTTCAGTGCGCTGGTCGCCTGCATTATTATTGGGCCTCGAATCGGTTATCCCAACAGCTTGGAGCCGCCCCACAATATGACCATGACCGTCACCGGTACCGCCATGTTGTGGGTTGGTTGGTTTGGCTTCAATGCTGGGAGTGCTCTCGGAGCCAATCAGCAGGCTGCCATGGCGCTGTTGGTGACGCATATTTCCGCATCGGTGGCCACGTTGGTGTGGATGGCCATCGAATGGATCAAGCTCGGCAAGCCCGGTGTGCTCGGTGCTGCGACCGGCTCCATCGCCGGTTTGGCTGCCATCACTCCAGCGGCGGGATTCGTGGGACCGCTGGGAGCCATGGCCATCGGCGGCATTTCGGCGGTCTTGTGCTATCTGTTTTCCACTACGATCAAGCGGCGATTTCGATACGACGATACGCTGGATGTCTTTGGTGTGCATGGCGTCGGTGGATTTGTGGGCACGGTGTTGGCCGGCCTGTTTTGCGCTTCGTGGTTGGATGGAACTAATCCCAACCCTGAGATCTCTGTCGGCAGCCAAGTCCTTCGTCAACTGGTGGCTGCCTGCGGAGTCGCCGTGTATTCGGTGTTCGCCAGCATTATCATCCTGAAGCTCATTGATGCCCTCGTCGGTATCCGCGTGGGCGCACAGTCCGAATACGAAGGCCTTGATATCCGTGAACACGAAGAACGCGGCTATCGACTATAG